Proteins encoded in a region of the Haloglomus salinum genome:
- a CDS encoding ABC transporter permease produces the protein MDVREELAAVRGRLRRESGGDGLGFTLLSAAIAALLVSPVAWLFLRVADIPTPEALSLVTRPSMVDVVLSSGLLVVAVTVGSVLLGVPLAFLTVRTDLPGRRPLTVLLALPLVVPSYIGAFAFVSAFGPRGVVADALAPLGIERLPETPGLPGAAIVLTLYVYPYVFLTTRAALLSLDASHVEAARTLGKSRFAAFREVTFPRIVPGIAAGALLVALYTLSDFGTPAIMGADVFTAQIYVEYNNFGENRAALLSLELLAITTVILALESRVGRDDASAYASGGGGSATRIRLGAWRWVAALGGLVVAALALVLPVGILLLWLVRGGPGYAGGGFEFELAYALNSVGVSTAAALVSVLLALPVGYVAARRSSITGRLAERATYVGYAMPGVVLGLALVFFGVKFAPTLYQTLPLLVFAYVVRFLPQAVGTTSSSVLQVDQQLVEAARALGESPGRAFRRVTLPLIWPGILAGAALVFLTTMKELPATLILRPTGFETLVSYIWLVQGAGYYGRAAIPALTLIAVSALSMAVILAQERR, from the coding sequence ATGGACGTCCGCGAGGAACTGGCCGCCGTCCGTGGGCGGCTCCGGCGTGAGTCCGGCGGTGACGGCCTGGGATTCACACTCCTGAGTGCGGCCATCGCCGCGTTGCTCGTCTCGCCGGTCGCCTGGCTGTTCCTCCGCGTGGCCGACATCCCGACACCCGAGGCGCTCTCGCTGGTGACCCGCCCGTCGATGGTCGACGTGGTCCTGAGCAGCGGCCTGCTCGTGGTCGCTGTCACCGTCGGCTCCGTCCTGCTCGGGGTCCCGCTCGCCTTCCTGACGGTGCGAACGGACCTCCCCGGACGCCGACCTCTCACGGTCCTCCTCGCGTTGCCACTGGTCGTCCCCTCGTACATCGGCGCGTTCGCGTTCGTCTCGGCGTTCGGGCCGCGCGGCGTGGTGGCCGACGCGCTCGCACCGCTCGGCATCGAGCGCCTCCCGGAGACGCCGGGCCTGCCCGGCGCGGCCATCGTCCTGACGCTGTACGTCTACCCGTACGTGTTCCTCACGACGCGGGCCGCGTTGCTGTCGCTGGACGCCTCGCACGTGGAGGCGGCACGGACGCTGGGCAAGAGCCGGTTCGCCGCGTTCCGGGAGGTGACGTTCCCGCGCATCGTCCCCGGAATCGCTGCAGGGGCGCTCCTGGTGGCGCTGTACACCCTGTCCGATTTCGGGACGCCCGCCATCATGGGGGCCGACGTGTTCACCGCGCAGATATACGTGGAGTACAACAACTTCGGCGAGAACCGCGCAGCGTTGCTGTCCCTGGAACTGCTCGCCATCACGACCGTCATCCTCGCCCTGGAGTCACGCGTCGGGCGCGACGACGCCAGCGCGTACGCCTCCGGCGGCGGGGGCTCGGCGACGCGCATCAGGCTCGGGGCCTGGCGCTGGGTCGCGGCGCTGGGGGGGCTGGTGGTGGCGGCGCTGGCGCTCGTGCTCCCGGTCGGCATCCTGCTGCTGTGGCTGGTCCGCGGTGGCCCGGGGTACGCTGGGGGCGGCTTCGAGTTCGAACTCGCGTACGCGCTGAATTCGGTGGGTGTCTCGACCGCCGCCGCACTGGTCTCGGTGCTGCTGGCGCTACCGGTCGGCTACGTCGCCGCACGACGCTCGTCGATCACGGGACGCCTCGCAGAGCGCGCCACCTACGTCGGCTACGCGATGCCCGGCGTAGTGCTCGGCCTGGCTCTGGTCTTCTTCGGCGTCAAGTTCGCGCCGACCCTCTACCAGACGCTGCCACTGCTCGTGTTCGCCTACGTCGTCCGGTTCCTTCCCCAGGCCGTCGGGACCACCTCCTCGTCGGTACTGCAGGTCGACCAGCAACTCGTGGAGGCGGCGCGGGCGCTCGGGGAGTCACCGGGGCGTGCGTTCCGGCGCGTGACGCTGCCGCTCATCTGGCCGGGCATACTCGCAGGCGCCGCCCTGGTCTTCCTGACGACGATGAAGGAACTACCGGCGACGCTCATCCTTCGTCCGACAGGTTTTGAAACGCTGGTGAGTTACATCTGGCTGGTACAGGGAGCCGGCTACTACGGCCGGGCCGCGATTCCGGCGCTGACGCTCATCGCGGTCTCGGCCCTCTCGATGGCCGTCATCCTGGCACAGGAGCGACGCTGA
- a CDS encoding ABC transporter ATP-binding protein produces the protein MARQDPKTTNAGTDARDAVEQQLDRTRADPALDGDVGWTVDGNGDGDTVLELDGVTKQFGATTAVDGVSMTVSEGELLTLLGPSGCGKTTTLRLLAGLERPDEGVIRLNGEPVAVGAEGGEAAAETEDVDDGGFLPPEERDVGLVFQDFALFPHLTVAENVAFGLEGEADENAERVADLLDLVDLPGYEDRRPDELSGGERQRVALARSLAPEPAVLLLDEPFSNLDVRLRVAMREEVRDILKQAGVTAVSVTHDQEEALSISDRVAVMNGGHVAQIGSPESLFQHPESRFVASFLGQASFLDAEVRPDCIETGLGCVDNDDLAGPIDAYDGTHIQILVRPDDLRATPVTEDAADGRIVRRQYNGPTFVYRVELDSGDTVHCMHNHVEEFTVGQPVAVELTADHELAWYPP, from the coding sequence ATGGCACGACAGGACCCCAAGACGACGAACGCCGGTACCGACGCTCGCGATGCGGTCGAACAGCAACTGGACCGGACACGCGCGGACCCCGCGCTGGACGGTGACGTGGGCTGGACCGTCGACGGTAACGGGGATGGCGATACCGTCCTCGAACTCGACGGCGTCACGAAGCAGTTCGGCGCCACGACCGCGGTCGACGGCGTCTCGATGACCGTCTCCGAGGGGGAACTCCTGACGCTCCTCGGACCATCGGGGTGCGGGAAGACGACGACGCTCCGCCTGCTCGCCGGGCTGGAACGCCCCGACGAGGGCGTCATCCGGCTGAACGGCGAGCCGGTCGCGGTCGGCGCGGAGGGCGGCGAGGCCGCCGCCGAGACGGAGGACGTGGACGACGGTGGGTTCCTCCCACCCGAGGAGCGCGACGTGGGGCTCGTCTTCCAGGACTTCGCCCTGTTCCCGCATCTGACAGTCGCGGAGAACGTCGCCTTCGGGCTGGAGGGCGAGGCCGACGAGAACGCCGAGCGCGTCGCCGACCTGCTGGACCTCGTCGACCTCCCGGGGTACGAGGACCGCCGGCCGGACGAACTCTCCGGTGGCGAGCGCCAGCGCGTCGCGCTCGCACGCTCGCTCGCGCCCGAACCGGCCGTCCTCCTCCTCGACGAGCCGTTCTCGAATCTCGACGTCCGCCTGCGTGTCGCGATGCGCGAGGAGGTCCGGGACATCCTCAAGCAGGCCGGTGTCACCGCCGTCTCCGTCACCCACGACCAGGAGGAGGCCCTCTCCATCTCCGACCGCGTGGCCGTCATGAACGGCGGCCACGTCGCGCAGATCGGGAGTCCAGAGAGCCTCTTCCAGCACCCAGAGTCACGCTTCGTCGCGAGTTTCCTTGGGCAGGCCTCCTTCCTCGACGCCGAGGTGCGGCCCGACTGCATCGAGACGGGGCTGGGCTGTGTCGACAACGACGACCTCGCCGGCCCCATCGACGCCTACGACGGCACCCACATCCAGATACTCGTCCGCCCGGACGACCTCCGGGCGACGCCCGTGACGGAGGATGCCGCCGACGGCCGCATCGTCCGCCGCCAGTACAACGGCCCCACCTTCGTCTACCGCGTGGAACTCGACAGCGGCGACACCGTCCACTGCATGCACAACCACGTCGAGGAGTTCACCGTCGGCCAGCCGGTGGCCGTGGAGCTGACCGCCGACCACGAACTCGCCTGGTATCCACCCTGA
- a CDS encoding ArnT family glycosyltransferase — MTASSLRASLADRLPDDERTRHRLAVASLALAASVVVLLLSYRVFPYLSTNHDEGVYLQQAAMLLEGQLVVRPPVDVAFRPWFFVKSGAELYPKYTPVTAAVFAVGMVLGDPRLSLAAVAAVLVALTYAVGAEAFDRRTGLLGAGLVAMSPFYLVQTATFLPYAPTLGFELLFGWAYLRAARTGSRPLATVAGLAIGVAFFARPYTAVLFATPFVVHALWTLGRAAMADAHTGRNLLPVTFQQGLVAVGGLVGVGATLAYNARMTGDPFTFPYQVFAPRDGLGFGTRRILGYERDYTLALALEANARVVRALLTRWVVAGPLGTGLAAVGLGATALQVRRALGRRDRGLVGAVVRPDGGVAGPDRTDRLAPRLVLAGLFVSVVLGNVYFWGNLNVLGAVDVPGDGLVSFYGPYYHFDLVVPTALFAAVGLRLVAGRWRSLVASRFDGDTARRVVAAGLLVGALVGGGAGAAFVADPLAENDDNSDQLAAAYEPFEPRPPAGVVFLPTPYGDWLNHPFQALRNEPSFDGRTVYTMRENQFAVVDAYPDRTLYRYGYRGDWAPFLGEPVEPRLYRVRHVRGERVTVHTTLGVPEGVDTMTVRLAGGGESTYYSVVGPPEELNARIVVGDGRARLLGADVAPVDPNDTSVPVHARDEVLLEANAEYAPGNAFTYRLETPVALDDGEYRVLTPHPEVCRGADRCDGEAAWIPEAALPGVTVETRLSTDGGVATNLTASDRTTTEALAR; from the coding sequence GTGACCGCCTCGTCACTCCGTGCCTCGCTCGCCGACCGGCTCCCGGACGACGAACGTACCCGCCATCGACTCGCCGTCGCGAGCCTCGCGCTGGCCGCGAGCGTCGTCGTCCTGCTGCTCTCGTACCGGGTGTTCCCGTACCTCTCGACCAACCACGACGAGGGCGTCTACCTCCAGCAGGCGGCGATGCTGCTGGAGGGGCAACTGGTCGTCCGGCCGCCCGTGGACGTGGCCTTCCGCCCGTGGTTCTTCGTGAAGTCGGGGGCCGAACTCTACCCGAAGTACACGCCCGTTACGGCCGCCGTCTTCGCCGTTGGGATGGTGCTCGGCGACCCGCGGCTCTCGCTCGCTGCCGTCGCCGCCGTGCTCGTCGCGCTCACGTACGCCGTCGGTGCCGAAGCGTTCGACCGGCGGACCGGTCTGCTCGGTGCCGGACTCGTCGCCATGTCACCGTTCTACCTCGTCCAGACCGCCACCTTCCTCCCGTACGCGCCGACGCTGGGGTTCGAGCTCCTGTTCGGGTGGGCGTACCTGCGTGCGGCGCGTACCGGCTCGCGTCCGCTCGCGACCGTGGCCGGCCTCGCCATCGGCGTCGCCTTCTTCGCGCGGCCCTACACAGCGGTCCTGTTCGCGACGCCGTTCGTCGTCCACGCGCTGTGGACGCTCGGTCGGGCCGCGATGGCGGATGCACACACGGGGCGGAACCTCCTCCCGGTGACGTTCCAGCAGGGGCTGGTCGCTGTCGGCGGTCTCGTCGGTGTCGGCGCGACGCTCGCGTACAACGCCCGGATGACGGGTGACCCGTTCACCTTCCCGTACCAGGTGTTCGCCCCCCGCGACGGCCTCGGGTTCGGAACCCGACGCATCCTCGGCTACGAGCGCGACTACACGCTCGCGCTGGCGCTGGAGGCGAACGCCCGCGTCGTCCGCGCGCTCCTGACTCGCTGGGTCGTCGCCGGGCCACTGGGGACGGGACTCGCCGCCGTCGGACTCGGGGCCACCGCGCTTCAGGTCCGGCGGGCGCTCGGCCGGCGGGACCGCGGCCTGGTCGGTGCGGTCGTCCGTCCGGACGGTGGCGTGGCCGGTCCGGACCGGACCGACCGCCTCGCCCCGCGGCTCGTCCTCGCCGGCCTCTTCGTGAGCGTCGTCCTCGGGAACGTCTACTTCTGGGGGAACCTGAACGTCCTCGGTGCGGTCGACGTGCCGGGGGACGGCCTCGTCTCGTTCTACGGCCCGTACTACCACTTCGACCTCGTCGTCCCGACGGCGCTGTTCGCGGCGGTCGGCCTCCGGCTGGTGGCGGGCCGCTGGCGGTCGCTCGTCGCGTCACGGTTCGATGGCGATACTGCCCGTCGGGTGGTCGCCGCCGGACTTCTCGTGGGCGCACTGGTCGGCGGCGGGGCGGGTGCCGCCTTCGTGGCCGACCCGCTGGCCGAGAACGACGACAACTCCGACCAGCTCGCCGCGGCGTACGAGCCGTTCGAGCCGCGCCCGCCCGCAGGGGTGGTCTTCCTCCCGACGCCGTACGGCGACTGGCTCAACCACCCGTTCCAGGCGCTCCGGAACGAGCCATCCTTCGACGGGCGGACGGTGTACACCATGCGCGAGAACCAGTTCGCCGTCGTGGACGCCTACCCGGACCGGACGCTGTACCGCTACGGCTACCGGGGTGACTGGGCGCCGTTCCTCGGCGAGCCGGTCGAGCCACGACTCTACCGGGTTCGCCACGTGCGCGGCGAGCGCGTGACGGTCCACACGACGCTCGGCGTGCCCGAGGGCGTCGACACGATGACCGTCCGTCTCGCCGGCGGCGGCGAGAGTACCTACTACTCGGTCGTCGGGCCGCCGGAGGAACTGAACGCACGCATCGTCGTGGGTGACGGCCGGGCACGGCTGCTGGGCGCCGACGTGGCCCCGGTCGACCCGAACGACACGTCGGTCCCGGTCCACGCCCGCGACGAGGTGCTGCTGGAGGCCAACGCCGAGTACGCGCCCGGGAACGCGTTCACCTACCGGCTGGAGACGCCCGTGGCCCTCGACGATGGTGAGTACCGGGTGCTGACCCCGCATCCGGAGGTCTGCCGCGGCGCCGACCGCTGTGACGGTGAGGCCGCCTGGATTCCGGAGGCGGCCCTGCCCGGAGTGACCGTCGAGACGCGGCTCTCGACGGACGGCGGCGTGGCCACGAACCTGACAGCAAGCGACCGGACGACGACGGAGGCCCTGGCACGATGA